In candidate division KSB1 bacterium, the following proteins share a genomic window:
- a CDS encoding YggS family pyridoxal phosphate-dependent enzyme, with protein MAIEDNVRQVRERIAAACARAGRDPREVEIVAVSKTVHVDRIREAIAAGIRIIGENRVQEAWPKVQAIGRGVAWHMVGHLQTNKVKRALECFDLIQSVDSLHLAEEISRRAIACGRRVEVFVEVNTSGEPSKFGVPPEQAPDLVARIAQLPGVRVLGLMTIGAFLPDPELVRPCFVTLRQVREEIDRLGIDNVQIPHLSMGMTDDFGVAVEEGATLVRIGRAIFGQRQEGPPGPDSGEVLRNVS; from the coding sequence ATGGCAATCGAGGACAACGTCCGCCAGGTCCGGGAGCGCATCGCGGCGGCGTGCGCCCGGGCGGGTCGCGACCCGCGTGAGGTGGAGATCGTCGCGGTGAGCAAGACCGTGCACGTGGACCGCATTCGTGAGGCTATTGCCGCGGGCATCCGCATTATCGGGGAGAACAGAGTGCAAGAGGCCTGGCCCAAGGTGCAGGCCATTGGCAGAGGGGTAGCGTGGCACATGGTGGGCCACTTGCAGACGAACAAGGTCAAGCGGGCGCTGGAGTGCTTCGACCTCATCCAGTCGGTGGACAGTCTGCATCTGGCCGAAGAAATCAGTCGCCGTGCCATCGCCTGTGGGCGTCGGGTGGAGGTCTTTGTCGAGGTTAACACCTCTGGGGAACCGTCAAAGTTTGGCGTCCCCCCTGAGCAGGCACCGGACCTGGTGGCGCGCATAGCTCAACTGCCTGGCGTGCGCGTCTTGGGGCTGATGACCATCGGTGCCTTCCTTCCTGACCCAGAGCTCGTCCGCCCCTGCTTCGTCACCCTGCGCCAGGTAAGAGAAGAGATAGACCGCCTGGGTATCGACAACGTGCAGATCCCACATCTTTCCATGGGCATGACCGACGATTTTGGAGTCGCGGTCGAAGAAGGGGCAACTTTGGTGCGCATCGGTAGGGCGATTTTCGGTCAGCGCCAGGAGGGCCCGCCTGGCCCGGATTCTGGCGAAGTGCTGCGCAACGTCAGCTGA
- a CDS encoding DivIVA domain-containing protein, with protein MRLTPLDIRKQEFRRAVRGFDVDEVETFLDMVAEQFETLLRERNRLNEEVLKVRTQLRDYQQVEKTLQETLMNAQQSISESRESSRREAELIVREAELRAEEIIEDARNQLQQLKNELLLLRAEKASFVKRLKQLLQSQVELVEVLSSDDLDLGGFRTVQREEQEIQEEAAAEKSEPRIVGLDEQPATPPAAGAERAAQEKPSAPPPGRLSDEFII; from the coding sequence GTGAGATTGACGCCACTGGACATACGCAAGCAGGAGTTTCGACGCGCCGTGCGCGGTTTCGACGTCGATGAAGTGGAGACCTTCCTCGACATGGTGGCCGAACAGTTCGAAACCCTGCTCCGCGAACGCAATAGGCTCAACGAAGAAGTGCTCAAGGTCCGCACCCAACTGCGGGACTACCAGCAGGTGGAAAAGACCCTGCAGGAGACGTTGATGAACGCCCAGCAGAGCATCAGCGAGTCCCGTGAGTCTTCCCGACGAGAGGCCGAGCTCATCGTGCGGGAGGCGGAACTGCGCGCCGAGGAGATCATCGAGGACGCCCGCAACCAACTGCAGCAGCTGAAAAACGAGCTCCTGCTGCTGCGCGCGGAAAAGGCCTCCTTCGTGAAACGGCTGAAGCAGCTCCTGCAGTCGCAAGTGGAGCTCGTCGAGGTGCTGAGCAGTGACGACCTTGATCTTGGTGGCTTTCGGACCGTGCAGCGGGAGGAGCAAGAAATTCAGGAGGAAGCGGCGGCCGAAAAGAGCGAACCGCGCATCGTTGGCCTGGATGAACAGCCGGCAACGCCGCCGGCTGCAGGGGCAGAACGCGCCGCGCAGGAAAAACCTTCCGCGCCACCTCCTGGGCGCTTGAGCGACGAGTTCATCATCTGA
- a CDS encoding TraR/DksA C4-type zinc finger protein, translating to MTKKELEYFKKLILQKREELLRELERLKESGLNSTLKEATGDHSSYSFHMADQGTDTMEREKAFFLASREGNLLYHLDRALERIEDGTYGKCVQCGKDIGKERLEAVPHVRLCIECKAKEEKQRQ from the coding sequence ATGACCAAAAAGGAACTGGAGTACTTCAAGAAGCTGATCCTGCAGAAGCGGGAAGAACTCCTCAGGGAATTGGAGAGGCTGAAGGAGTCGGGGTTGAACTCCACGCTGAAAGAGGCTACCGGAGACCACTCTTCCTACTCCTTCCACATGGCCGACCAGGGCACCGACACCATGGAGCGTGAGAAGGCCTTTTTCCTTGCCTCCCGGGAAGGAAATCTCCTCTACCACCTGGACAGGGCTTTGGAGCGCATCGAGGACGGCACCTACGGCAAGTGCGTGCAGTGCGGCAAGGATATCGGCAAGGAGCGGCTCGAAGCGGTGCCCCATGTGCGGCTGTGCATCGAGTGTAAGGCCAAGGAGGAGAAGCAGCGTCAGTGA
- the ileS gene encoding isoleucine--tRNA ligase, whose translation MAMYREFSGRVDYPQLEKDVLKFWEERRIFQKSVESRDPAHKFVFYEGPPTANGRPGIHHVISRTVKDFVCRWRTMQGYRVERKAGWDTHGLPVEIEVEKKLGIQRKDQVIAYGIERFNEECRKSVFAYKEDWDEMTRRIGFWVDLEQPYITYTNDYIETVWWILHQFWNKGLLYQGHKILPYCPRCETPLSSHEVSQGYEEVEDPSIYVKVPIVGQENTFFLVWTTTPWTLLSNVALALHPELSYVKVWHQGAHLVLGFDRLSCLDGDYEIEEKMRGEQLAGVSYEPLFNYLTPEKRAYYTMVADFVSTEEGTGIVHIAPAFGGEDYQVGEQYDLPVLQPVDKSGRFTAEIQPWQGMFVKDADPLIIDNLRERKLLYKAERIRHSYPFCWRCSSPLLYYARKSWYLRTTAFKEALIRNNRLIKWFPPEVGEGRFGEWLENNVDWALSRDRFWGTPLNIWICEGCGAQESIGNVAALMERGGLREVIDLHRPYIDQVSIPCPSCGQPMRRTPEVLDCWFDSGAMPYAQFHYPFENVAVFEQNFPADFIAEGVDQTRGWFYSLLVLSTLLFDKPAYKSCVSLGLILDKEGQKMSKSRGNTVDPFDHLNKEGADALRWYLLTASAPWLPTRFDPAGVVEAQNKFLDTLVNVYNFFAMYANVDGFIPGAERLPVEERSQLDRWLLSTLHSTVRVVNDDLAQYELSRAARRIGEFVIDDLSNWYVRRSRRRFWKAENNQDKLAAYQTLYEALLTSVRLAAPFVPFLTDELYRRLEEGSGASLPESVHLDAYPVPDQPPCDFWDERLEERMNLVRQIVLLGRALRNQEGVKVRQPLARLVVVDPHDRRRAMLDGMENLLLEELNIKRVEFVADSSALHSRRAEPLFRALGPKFGSKVNAVAQAIRSLEETQISTLLARGVLPLTVDGTEVTLTAEDVQVVMQQAPGLVVGSEGELTVALDTTLNEDLELEGLAREFVNRVQNTRKVAQFDVVDRIIISCDAQGKLAKAISRLASYIRTETLAKEIVLPEVSGEYTKKWNIGEEVVTIGVSRIRER comes from the coding sequence ATGGCTATGTATCGCGAGTTCTCGGGTCGGGTCGATTATCCTCAACTGGAGAAGGATGTCCTCAAATTCTGGGAAGAACGGAGAATCTTCCAGAAGAGCGTCGAGTCCCGCGACCCGGCCCACAAGTTCGTCTTCTATGAAGGCCCCCCTACTGCCAACGGGCGCCCTGGCATTCACCACGTCATCTCGCGCACGGTAAAGGATTTCGTCTGCCGCTGGCGGACCATGCAGGGTTACCGCGTGGAGCGCAAGGCGGGCTGGGACACGCACGGCCTGCCGGTGGAAATTGAGGTCGAAAAGAAGCTGGGCATCCAGCGCAAAGACCAGGTCATTGCCTATGGCATCGAGCGCTTCAACGAGGAGTGCCGCAAATCGGTCTTTGCCTACAAAGAAGACTGGGACGAGATGACGCGCCGCATCGGCTTTTGGGTCGACCTCGAGCAGCCGTACATCACCTACACCAACGACTACATCGAGACGGTCTGGTGGATTTTGCACCAGTTCTGGAACAAGGGCCTCCTCTACCAGGGTCACAAGATCCTCCCTTACTGTCCACGTTGCGAAACGCCGCTCTCCAGCCACGAGGTGTCGCAAGGCTATGAAGAGGTCGAAGACCCCTCCATCTACGTGAAAGTGCCCATTGTCGGCCAGGAAAACACGTTCTTCCTGGTGTGGACCACCACTCCGTGGACACTTCTCTCAAACGTCGCCTTGGCTTTGCACCCGGAGCTTTCCTACGTCAAGGTGTGGCACCAGGGAGCGCACCTCGTGCTTGGCTTTGACCGCCTGTCGTGTCTCGACGGCGACTATGAAATCGAAGAGAAGATGCGCGGGGAACAGCTGGCAGGTGTGAGCTACGAGCCGCTGTTCAACTACCTTACCCCGGAGAAGCGCGCCTACTACACCATGGTCGCCGATTTTGTGAGCACCGAGGAGGGAACGGGCATCGTGCACATTGCCCCGGCGTTCGGCGGAGAGGACTACCAGGTAGGCGAACAGTACGACCTGCCGGTGTTGCAGCCAGTGGACAAGAGCGGACGCTTCACCGCGGAGATTCAGCCCTGGCAGGGGATGTTCGTCAAAGATGCCGATCCCCTGATCATCGACAACCTGCGCGAGCGGAAGCTCTTGTATAAGGCCGAGCGCATCAGACATAGCTACCCCTTCTGCTGGCGCTGTTCCTCGCCGCTGCTCTACTACGCGCGCAAGTCGTGGTACCTGCGCACCACTGCCTTCAAGGAGGCCTTGATACGCAACAACCGCTTGATCAAGTGGTTCCCCCCTGAGGTGGGTGAGGGCCGGTTCGGTGAGTGGCTGGAAAACAACGTCGATTGGGCCCTGTCACGGGATCGGTTCTGGGGCACGCCGCTCAACATCTGGATCTGTGAGGGCTGCGGAGCCCAGGAGAGCATCGGCAATGTTGCGGCGCTCATGGAACGCGGCGGACTGCGTGAGGTTATCGACCTGCACCGCCCCTACATTGACCAAGTCAGCATTCCGTGCCCCTCTTGCGGCCAGCCCATGCGGCGCACGCCAGAGGTCCTGGACTGCTGGTTCGATTCCGGGGCGATGCCTTACGCCCAATTCCACTACCCCTTTGAGAACGTGGCGGTCTTCGAGCAGAACTTTCCTGCCGATTTCATCGCTGAGGGTGTTGACCAGACCAGAGGGTGGTTCTACTCGCTGCTGGTGCTTAGCACCCTGCTCTTTGACAAGCCGGCCTACAAGAGCTGCGTATCCCTTGGCCTGATTCTGGACAAGGAAGGCCAGAAGATGTCCAAGAGCCGTGGCAACACGGTCGACCCGTTCGACCACCTGAACAAGGAGGGCGCCGACGCCTTGCGCTGGTACCTGCTCACCGCCAGCGCGCCCTGGCTGCCCACGCGTTTTGACCCGGCCGGGGTTGTTGAGGCGCAGAACAAATTCCTGGACACGCTGGTCAATGTGTACAACTTTTTCGCCATGTACGCCAACGTTGATGGGTTCATCCCCGGCGCGGAACGTCTCCCGGTGGAAGAGCGCTCGCAGCTGGATCGCTGGCTGCTGTCGACGCTGCACAGCACCGTGCGCGTGGTCAACGACGACTTGGCGCAGTACGAGCTGTCGCGGGCGGCGCGGCGCATCGGCGAATTCGTGATCGATGACCTTTCCAACTGGTACGTACGGCGCTCCCGCCGACGCTTTTGGAAAGCAGAAAACAACCAAGACAAACTGGCCGCCTATCAGACGCTCTACGAAGCACTCCTCACCAGCGTGCGTCTGGCTGCGCCTTTTGTGCCGTTCCTCACTGACGAGCTGTACCGAAGGCTGGAGGAGGGGAGTGGCGCCTCCTTGCCGGAGAGCGTGCACTTGGACGCCTATCCAGTGCCTGACCAGCCTCCCTGCGACTTTTGGGACGAACGGCTGGAAGAGCGCATGAACTTGGTGCGGCAAATTGTCCTCCTCGGGCGCGCGTTACGCAACCAGGAGGGGGTGAAAGTGCGGCAGCCACTGGCCAGACTGGTGGTGGTCGATCCTCACGACCGACGTCGGGCCATGCTGGACGGCATGGAGAACCTGCTTCTGGAAGAGTTGAACATCAAACGGGTGGAGTTTGTGGCGGATTCATCAGCGCTGCACAGCCGTCGCGCCGAGCCGTTGTTCCGTGCGTTGGGGCCGAAGTTTGGCAGCAAGGTCAACGCAGTGGCCCAGGCTATCCGCTCGCTGGAGGAAACGCAGATCAGCACGCTGCTAGCGCGCGGAGTTTTGCCCCTCACGGTCGACGGCACGGAAGTGACCCTCACCGCGGAGGATGTGCAAGTGGTGATGCAACAGGCGCCGGGGCTGGTGGTTGGCAGCGAAGGCGAACTCACCGTCGCCTTGGACACCACTTTGAACGAGGACCTGGAACTGGAGGGGCTGGCGCGGGAGTTCGTCAACCGGGTGCAGAACACCCGGAAAGTGGCGCAGTTTGACGTCGTCGACCGCATCATTATCTCGTGTGACGCTCAGGGCAAGTTGGCCAAGGCCATCTCGCGGCTTGCCTCGTACATCCGCACCGAGACGCTGGCCAAAGAGATCGTCTTGCCGGAGGTCAGTGGCGAGTACACGAAGAAATGGAACATTGGCGAGGAGGTAGTCACCATCGGGGTGAGCCGCATCAGGGAACGGTGA
- a CDS encoding purine-nucleoside phosphorylase has protein sequence MQGLRQQLEETAAFIRRHTQMQPEVGIILGTGLGALADEIEKEAVLSYEEIPHFARSTVEFHAGKLLFGKLGGKRVMAMQGRFHYYEGYTMKQITYPVRLMKHLGAHTLVVSSASGCLNPLFRPGQIVIITDHINLLGDNPLIGINDESLGPRFPDMSEPYSRALIALAEQVAMEEKIWVQKGVYVAMTGPSLETAAEYRFLRTIGADVVGMSTVPEVIVAVHAGMRVLGLSVITDACFADCLKPADITEILHFAKQAEPSLTILMRKVIERM, from the coding sequence ATGCAGGGACTACGTCAGCAGCTTGAAGAGACCGCTGCCTTCATCCGCAGGCACACCCAGATGCAGCCGGAGGTGGGGATCATCCTTGGCACCGGGCTCGGCGCCCTTGCCGACGAAATCGAAAAGGAAGCCGTGCTCTCTTACGAGGAGATCCCGCACTTTGCCCGCTCCACGGTGGAATTCCACGCGGGCAAGCTGCTCTTCGGTAAGTTGGGCGGCAAGAGGGTGATGGCCATGCAGGGCCGCTTCCACTACTACGAAGGGTACACGATGAAGCAGATCACCTATCCGGTGCGCCTCATGAAGCACCTTGGGGCACACACCCTGGTGGTCTCTTCGGCGAGTGGCTGCCTAAATCCGCTGTTCCGCCCAGGCCAAATTGTGATTATCACCGACCACATCAACCTTCTCGGCGACAACCCACTGATCGGTATCAACGACGAGTCGCTGGGGCCGCGCTTTCCGGACATGTCCGAACCCTACAGTCGCGCCCTCATCGCCTTGGCCGAGCAGGTGGCCATGGAGGAGAAGATCTGGGTGCAAAAGGGTGTGTACGTGGCCATGACCGGCCCCTCGTTAGAGACGGCTGCCGAGTACCGCTTCCTGCGCACCATCGGGGCAGACGTGGTGGGTATGTCCACCGTGCCGGAGGTCATAGTGGCCGTGCATGCGGGTATGCGCGTGCTGGGCCTGTCCGTCATCACCGATGCCTGCTTTGCCGACTGCCTGAAGCCGGCGGACATCACCGAGATTCTGCATTTTGCAAAACAGGCCGAGCCCAGCCTGACGATTCTTATGCGCAAAGTCATCGAGCGAATGTGA